A part of Jiangella alba genomic DNA contains:
- a CDS encoding ThuA domain-containing protein, with protein sequence MRRRLLGLRLPRPRPRRGGQSQRRRSAVLVTTLGLLAGLLTVVGGQAAQAPEAAAHPGHGGYSILVFSKTAAFRHDSIPAGIAAIQQLAAEHEFTVTATEDAAAFTDENLAQYDAVVWLSTTGDVLNDEQQAAFERYIQAGGGYAGVHAASDTEYDWPWYGELVGAYFQGHPRNQDATVTVADSTHPSTAHLPKDWQRFDEWYSFRTNPRGSVHVLASLDESTYDPEANPMGLDHPIAWCQTYDGGRSWYTAGGHTTESYAEPEFLQHLLGGIETAAGVTAADCGGTSWDSFDKVPLDTGTANPMELDVAADGRVFYVERAGEVRMIDPQSSQTTVVGTLDVYTQREDGLLGIALDPDFVSNGWLYLYYSPDGTEAEQRLSRFTLTGTTLDLASEVQLLEVPVDRAVSGHAGGSLAFDDAGNLYLATGDDTNPFESEGYAPIDERPGRGSFDAQRSSGNTNDLRGKVLRIHPEPDGTVTVPAGNLFAPGTAQTRPEIYAMGFRNPFRIEVDAATGALLVGDYGPDAPQGNPDRGTEGQVEWNRITAAGNYGWPYCHGAGPFRDWDFATSTAGPPFDCANPVNDSPNNTGLTQLPPVTAPDVYYGRSETGTNTPEMGTGGGAMAGPVYRYDEALESDVKWPPYYDGAALFYEWTNTEDGYVRPFDNDVWEFRLDGDAVHDVNPLLTSMDFLRPMDMTFGPDGALYVIEWGTGFGGNNADSGIYRIEYTGVGTRPVAQAAADPTSGALPLTVRFSSDGSGHPSGLPVTYHWAFGDGAESTDPNPEHTYTVAGQYSARLTVTADDGVTRSQTVQITAGNTAPEVTLDPPADGGFFDFGDDIAYGIEVSDAEDGSTGAGTIGCDGVDLQVLFGHAGHAHPVEVLPGCEGAVATSTDAGHPAGEDLFWVLEARYTDQGGAGVGALTGRDLHVLQPKLKEAEHFQTMSGIQLEATSDPRGGRQNIGFIDDGDYISYDPMNLAGIDAITYRFASGGSGGRIEIRSGAPDGPLVGDSGFIEPTGGWQSWKDVTVPVEDPGGTHELFFVFRHEPGSTGLFNLNYLKFRGKGVSVDARPEIWSVEATPPSGELPYEVTLSAEATDPEGQDLTYTWDLGDGTTATGAQVTHTYELSGVYRPTVTVTDAAGSAAHDSVRVEAVPQASPPIECADPGSDPAPDDEFDGDRLDGCRWDAVVRPDLNRFRVEGGQLKIDTTPTNLFDQHNNAPNLMLQTMPAGDWVVETRVSGDVCERWQQGGLLVYESDLTFLKLDYVGTSPVGQPCVRKIEMRHEIDDIFQPAFPEVTLPDGVTTWWLRLEKSGSTYTGYYSADGVTFEQVGVIENDRLATADVGLYAFGQEQTQATTVAFDWFHVLESEPPDACPDSDESPTVVIRDVDSGVTNHERADGCTVEDLIEDEKEWPNEGRFLMHVRSVTQHLVHDGVLTRTERAAIIAAAARS encoded by the coding sequence TTGCGCAGGCGCCTGCTCGGCCTGCGCCTGCCGCGCCCCCGCCCCCGGCGCGGCGGGCAGTCCCAGCGCCGCAGGTCGGCCGTCCTCGTCACGACCCTCGGGCTGCTGGCCGGCCTGCTGACGGTCGTCGGCGGGCAGGCGGCGCAGGCGCCGGAAGCGGCCGCCCACCCGGGCCACGGCGGCTACTCGATCCTGGTGTTCAGCAAGACCGCCGCGTTCCGGCACGACTCCATCCCGGCCGGCATCGCCGCGATCCAGCAGTTGGCCGCCGAGCACGAGTTCACCGTCACCGCCACCGAGGACGCCGCCGCGTTCACCGACGAGAACCTCGCCCAGTACGACGCCGTCGTCTGGCTGTCGACCACCGGCGACGTCCTGAACGACGAGCAGCAGGCCGCGTTCGAGCGCTACATCCAGGCGGGCGGCGGCTACGCCGGCGTGCACGCCGCGTCCGACACCGAGTACGACTGGCCGTGGTACGGCGAGCTGGTCGGCGCCTACTTCCAGGGCCACCCGCGCAACCAGGACGCCACCGTCACCGTCGCCGACAGCACCCACCCGTCGACGGCTCATCTCCCCAAGGACTGGCAGCGCTTCGACGAGTGGTACAGCTTCCGCACCAACCCGCGCGGCAGCGTGCACGTGTTGGCCAGCCTCGACGAGAGCACGTACGACCCCGAGGCGAACCCGATGGGCCTGGACCACCCGATCGCCTGGTGCCAGACCTACGACGGCGGGCGCTCGTGGTACACCGCCGGCGGCCACACCACGGAGAGCTACGCCGAGCCGGAGTTCCTGCAGCACCTGCTCGGCGGCATCGAGACCGCGGCCGGCGTGACGGCCGCCGACTGCGGCGGCACGTCGTGGGACAGCTTCGACAAGGTCCCGCTCGACACCGGCACCGCGAACCCGATGGAGCTGGACGTCGCCGCGGACGGGCGGGTGTTCTACGTCGAGCGCGCCGGCGAGGTCCGCATGATCGACCCGCAGAGCAGCCAGACCACCGTCGTCGGCACGCTGGACGTGTACACGCAGCGCGAGGACGGGCTGCTCGGCATCGCGCTGGACCCGGACTTCGTCAGCAACGGCTGGCTCTACCTCTACTACTCGCCGGACGGCACGGAGGCCGAGCAGCGGCTGTCCCGGTTCACGCTGACGGGCACGACGCTCGACCTCGCCAGCGAGGTGCAGCTGCTGGAGGTCCCGGTCGACCGGGCCGTGTCCGGCCACGCCGGCGGCAGCCTCGCCTTCGACGACGCCGGCAACCTCTACCTCGCCACCGGCGACGACACGAACCCGTTCGAGTCCGAGGGCTACGCGCCGATCGACGAGCGGCCCGGCCGCGGCTCGTTCGACGCCCAGCGCAGCTCGGGCAACACGAACGACCTGCGCGGCAAGGTGCTGCGCATCCACCCCGAGCCCGACGGCACCGTCACCGTCCCGGCCGGCAACCTGTTCGCGCCCGGCACCGCACAGACCCGCCCGGAGATCTACGCCATGGGCTTCCGCAACCCGTTCCGCATCGAGGTCGACGCCGCCACCGGCGCGCTGCTGGTCGGCGACTACGGCCCGGACGCGCCGCAGGGGAACCCGGACCGCGGCACCGAGGGCCAGGTCGAGTGGAACCGCATCACCGCCGCCGGCAACTACGGCTGGCCGTACTGCCACGGCGCCGGCCCGTTCCGCGACTGGGACTTCGCCACCAGCACCGCCGGCCCGCCGTTCGACTGCGCGAACCCGGTCAACGACTCGCCGAACAACACCGGCCTGACGCAGCTCCCGCCGGTCACCGCGCCGGACGTCTACTACGGCCGTTCCGAGACCGGCACCAACACGCCCGAGATGGGAACCGGCGGCGGCGCGATGGCCGGCCCGGTGTACCGCTACGACGAGGCGCTGGAGTCCGACGTCAAGTGGCCGCCCTACTACGACGGCGCCGCCCTGTTCTACGAGTGGACGAACACCGAGGACGGCTACGTGCGGCCGTTCGACAACGACGTCTGGGAGTTCCGGCTCGACGGCGACGCCGTCCACGACGTGAACCCGCTGCTCACCAGCATGGACTTCCTGCGCCCGATGGACATGACGTTCGGCCCGGACGGCGCGCTGTACGTGATCGAGTGGGGGACGGGGTTCGGCGGCAACAACGCCGACTCCGGCATCTACCGCATCGAGTACACCGGCGTCGGCACCCGGCCGGTCGCGCAGGCGGCCGCCGACCCGACGTCCGGCGCGCTGCCGCTGACGGTGCGGTTCAGCAGCGACGGCTCCGGCCACCCGAGTGGCCTGCCGGTGACGTACCACTGGGCGTTCGGCGACGGCGCGGAGTCCACCGACCCGAACCCCGAGCACACCTACACCGTCGCCGGCCAGTACTCGGCCCGCCTGACGGTGACGGCCGACGACGGCGTGACCCGCAGCCAGACCGTCCAGATCACCGCCGGCAACACCGCGCCGGAGGTGACGCTCGACCCGCCCGCCGACGGCGGCTTCTTCGACTTCGGCGACGACATCGCCTACGGCATCGAGGTCTCCGACGCCGAGGACGGCTCCACCGGCGCCGGCACGATCGGTTGCGACGGCGTCGACCTGCAGGTGCTGTTCGGGCACGCGGGCCACGCGCACCCCGTCGAGGTGCTGCCGGGCTGCGAGGGCGCCGTCGCCACCAGTACCGACGCCGGCCACCCGGCCGGTGAGGACCTGTTCTGGGTGCTCGAGGCCCGTTACACCGACCAGGGCGGTGCCGGCGTCGGCGCGCTGACCGGCCGCGACCTGCACGTCCTGCAGCCGAAGCTCAAGGAGGCCGAGCACTTCCAGACGATGAGCGGCATCCAGCTCGAGGCCACCAGCGATCCGCGCGGCGGCCGGCAGAACATCGGCTTCATCGACGACGGCGACTACATCTCCTACGACCCGATGAACCTCGCCGGCATCGACGCCATCACCTACCGGTTCGCGTCGGGCGGCAGCGGCGGGCGCATCGAGATCCGCTCCGGCGCGCCGGACGGCCCGCTGGTCGGCGACAGCGGGTTCATCGAGCCGACCGGCGGCTGGCAGTCGTGGAAGGACGTCACCGTCCCGGTCGAGGACCCCGGCGGCACCCACGAGCTGTTCTTCGTGTTCCGGCACGAGCCGGGCTCGACCGGCCTGTTCAACCTCAACTACCTGAAGTTCCGCGGCAAGGGCGTGTCGGTCGACGCGCGGCCGGAGATCTGGTCGGTCGAGGCGACGCCGCCGTCCGGCGAGCTGCCGTACGAGGTGACGCTGAGCGCCGAGGCCACCGACCCGGAGGGCCAGGACCTCACCTACACCTGGGACCTCGGCGACGGCACGACGGCCACGGGTGCGCAGGTCACGCACACCTACGAGCTGTCCGGCGTCTACCGGCCGACGGTGACCGTCACCGACGCCGCGGGATCGGCGGCGCACGACTCCGTCCGCGTCGAGGCCGTGCCACAGGCGTCGCCGCCGATCGAGTGCGCCGACCCGGGCAGCGACCCGGCGCCCGACGACGAGTTCGACGGCGACCGGCTGGACGGCTGCCGCTGGGACGCCGTCGTTCGCCCGGACCTCAACCGGTTCCGCGTCGAGGGCGGCCAGCTGAAGATCGACACCACCCCGACCAACCTGTTCGACCAGCACAACAACGCGCCGAACCTCATGCTGCAGACGATGCCGGCGGGCGACTGGGTGGTCGAGACCCGGGTGTCCGGCGACGTCTGCGAACGCTGGCAGCAGGGCGGCCTGCTGGTCTACGAGAGCGACCTGACCTTCCTCAAGCTCGACTACGTCGGCACCTCGCCGGTGGGTCAGCCGTGCGTGCGCAAGATCGAGATGCGCCACGAGATCGACGACATCTTCCAGCCGGCGTTCCCGGAGGTCACCCTGCCCGACGGCGTGACGACGTGGTGGCTGCGGCTGGAGAAGTCCGGCTCGACGTACACCGGGTACTACAGCGCCGACGGCGTCACCTTCGAGCAGGTCGGCGTCATCGAGAACGACCGCCTGGCCACGGCCGACGTCGGGCTGTACGCGTTCGGCCAGGAGCAGACGCAGGCCACCACCGTCGCGTTCGACTGGTTCCACGTGCTGGAGTCCGAGCCGCCGGACGCCTGCCCCGACTCCGACGAGAGCCCGACGGTCGTCATCCGCGACGTCGATTCCGGCGTGACGAACCACGAGCGCGCCGACGGGTGCACCGTCGAGGACCTCATCGAGGACGAGAAGGAGTGGCCGAACGAGGGCCGGTTCCTCATGCACGTCCGCAGCGTCACCCAGCACCTCGTGCACGACGGCGTGCTGACCCGCACCGAGCGCGCGGCCATCATCGCCGCGGCCGCCCGCAGCTGA
- a CDS encoding glucoamylase family protein yields the protein MQLRPRMKGVAAAVATVLVAGLALPTQAAPPAPAAASTDRPDDDLSRADRATLKRYAEDTWASFAAMTDVASGMPADKLKADGTTSVQTSTTNIGAYMWSAVVAEELDIIDRDELVDRLSVTLETLAGLERDEGSGQFFNWYDHHTGEVITVWPDDGSTVVPHYSSVDNGWLATGLQVVREAVPELAEPAGELFDSMDFGFYYRPEVNRILFHYAPSTGAAPCCYDTLVSESRIATYIGMAKREIPRKAYFGTFRSFPNTCDWNWTEQKSVGEHRSYLGQDVWEGAYQYRGMEIVPAWGGSMFEALMPTLFVPEESWGRRSWAVNHPNYVQAHIEHGLEEAQYGYWGFSPSNNTKGGYNVYGVEAIGMDPNGYPSNNDATLVDYGWEGCDKPAQPLPEPEDYTNGVVTPHASFLALRYAPEETMENLANLERDFDIYSDWGFRDAVNVDSGTVDEYFLSLDQGMIMGAIGNALADDLLRDAFVTPQVQSAVKPVIAMEEFTNFR from the coding sequence ATGCAGCTACGACCGAGGATGAAAGGCGTCGCGGCGGCCGTCGCGACGGTGCTGGTGGCCGGCCTGGCGCTGCCGACCCAGGCCGCGCCGCCCGCGCCGGCGGCCGCGTCCACGGACCGGCCGGACGACGACCTCTCGCGGGCCGACCGCGCCACCCTGAAGCGCTACGCCGAGGACACCTGGGCGTCGTTCGCCGCGATGACGGACGTGGCCAGCGGGATGCCCGCGGACAAGCTGAAGGCCGACGGCACGACCAGCGTCCAGACGTCGACGACGAACATCGGCGCCTACATGTGGAGCGCCGTCGTCGCCGAGGAGCTGGACATCATCGACCGCGACGAGCTGGTCGACCGGCTGTCCGTCACGCTCGAGACGCTCGCCGGGCTGGAGCGCGACGAGGGCAGCGGCCAGTTCTTCAACTGGTACGACCATCACACCGGCGAGGTCATCACCGTCTGGCCCGACGACGGCAGCACGGTCGTCCCGCACTACTCGTCGGTCGACAACGGCTGGCTGGCGACCGGCCTGCAGGTCGTCCGCGAGGCGGTACCGGAGCTGGCGGAGCCGGCCGGTGAGCTGTTCGACAGCATGGACTTCGGGTTCTACTACCGGCCCGAGGTCAACCGCATCCTGTTCCACTACGCGCCCAGCACCGGCGCCGCGCCGTGCTGCTACGACACGCTCGTCAGCGAGAGCCGCATCGCCACCTACATCGGCATGGCGAAGCGTGAGATCCCGCGCAAGGCCTACTTCGGCACCTTCCGCAGCTTCCCGAACACCTGCGACTGGAACTGGACCGAGCAGAAGTCCGTCGGCGAGCACCGCAGCTACCTGGGCCAGGACGTCTGGGAGGGCGCCTACCAGTACCGCGGCATGGAGATCGTCCCCGCCTGGGGCGGCAGCATGTTCGAGGCGCTGATGCCGACGCTGTTCGTGCCCGAGGAGAGCTGGGGCCGGCGCAGCTGGGCGGTCAACCACCCGAACTACGTCCAGGCGCACATCGAGCACGGCCTGGAGGAGGCGCAGTACGGCTACTGGGGCTTCTCGCCGTCGAACAACACCAAGGGCGGCTACAACGTCTACGGCGTCGAGGCCATCGGGATGGACCCGAACGGCTACCCGTCCAACAACGACGCCACGCTCGTCGACTACGGCTGGGAGGGCTGCGACAAGCCGGCCCAGCCGCTGCCCGAGCCGGAGGACTACACCAACGGCGTCGTCACGCCGCACGCGTCGTTCCTGGCGCTGCGCTACGCCCCCGAGGAGACGATGGAGAACCTCGCCAACCTGGAGCGCGACTTCGACATCTACTCCGACTGGGGCTTCCGCGACGCCGTCAACGTCGACAGCGGCACCGTCGACGAGTACTTCCTGTCGCTCGACCAGGGCATGATCATGGGCGCCATCGGCAACGCGCTGGCCGACGACCTGCTGCGCGACGCCTTCGTCACGCCGCAGGTCCAGTCGGCGGTGAAGCCGGTCATCGCCATGGAGGAGTTCACCAACTTCCGCTGA
- the ppdK gene encoding pyruvate, phosphate dikinase: MQYVFDFTEGSRDQRDLLGGKGANLAEMTSLGLPVPPGFTISTEACRTYLATGREPEGLADEVDRHLAGLEAQMGKRLGDATDPLLVSVRSGAKFSMPGMMDTVLNVGLTDISVSGLAAVAGDERFAWDSYRRLVQMFGKTVLGVDGERFDHALETRKKDRGAESDVDLTVDDLRDLVAEFKAIVRDAAGTEFPQDPRAQLDLAVRAVFESWNTERASIYRRQERIPDDLGTAVNIVAMVFGNLGAGSGTGVAFTRDPATGEQGVYGDYLPNAQGEDVVAGIRNTLALAELERLDKTSYDQLLDIMETLEKHYRDLCDIEFTIERGKLWMLQTRVGKRTAAAAFRIAGQLVDEGLIDEDEALARVTGAHLAQLMFPQFDPAADRTAIARGMAASPGAAVGKAAFDSATAVEWAQRGDDVILVRRETNPDDLRGMVASRGVLTSRGGKTSHAAVVARGMGRTCVVGVEALRVDPRAREFTTPDGARVVEGDVISIDGGTGEVFLGAVPVVPSAVVDALYGETEPPADGDTVRQEVVAAVLRLMRHADERRRMEVRANADTGEDARRARELGAAGIGLCRTEHMFLGARRKIVERVILARTAEQRDAGLDELRPLQRADFTEILEAMDGFPVTIRLLDPPLHEFLPDVTDLSVRVAVGDATGAPDAEAAALLAEVQRLHEQNPMLGMRGVRLGLVVPGLFQLQVRAIAEAAASLLERGLDPRPQIMVPLVAAVQELEAIRDMAEATVAEVAAETGAALRFPIGTMIELPRAAMTAHAIAEAAEFFSFGTNDLTQTTWGFSRDDVEATFFPAYLERGIFGVSPFESIDADGVGRLVSIAAWEGKETREDLELGVCGEHGGDPDSIHFFESIKLDYVSCSPFRVPVARLEAGRAALVTEGSDSR, translated from the coding sequence GTGCAGTACGTTTTCGACTTCACCGAGGGCAGCAGGGACCAACGCGACCTGCTCGGAGGCAAGGGTGCCAACCTCGCCGAGATGACCTCACTGGGACTCCCCGTTCCACCGGGCTTCACCATCAGCACCGAGGCATGCCGCACGTACCTGGCGACCGGACGCGAGCCCGAGGGCCTCGCCGACGAGGTCGACCGGCACCTGGCCGGCCTCGAGGCGCAGATGGGCAAGCGGCTCGGCGACGCGACCGACCCGCTGCTGGTGTCGGTGCGTTCCGGGGCCAAGTTCTCGATGCCCGGGATGATGGACACCGTCCTCAACGTCGGGCTCACCGACATCTCGGTGTCGGGGCTGGCGGCGGTCGCCGGCGACGAGCGGTTCGCCTGGGACTCCTACCGCCGCCTCGTCCAGATGTTCGGCAAGACCGTGCTCGGCGTCGACGGCGAGCGCTTCGACCACGCGCTGGAGACGCGCAAGAAGGACCGCGGCGCCGAGTCCGACGTCGACCTCACCGTCGACGACCTGCGCGACCTCGTCGCCGAGTTCAAGGCGATCGTCCGCGACGCGGCCGGGACGGAGTTCCCGCAGGACCCGCGCGCCCAGCTCGACCTCGCCGTCCGCGCCGTCTTCGAGTCGTGGAACACCGAGCGGGCCAGCATCTACCGCCGCCAGGAGCGCATCCCCGACGACCTCGGCACCGCCGTCAACATCGTCGCGATGGTGTTCGGGAACCTCGGGGCCGGATCCGGCACCGGCGTCGCGTTCACCCGCGACCCCGCCACCGGCGAGCAGGGCGTCTACGGCGACTACCTGCCCAACGCGCAGGGCGAGGACGTCGTCGCCGGCATCCGCAACACGCTGGCGCTGGCCGAGCTGGAGCGGCTGGACAAGACCTCGTACGACCAGCTGCTCGACATCATGGAGACGCTGGAGAAGCACTACCGCGACCTGTGCGACATCGAGTTCACCATCGAGCGCGGCAAGCTCTGGATGCTGCAGACGCGCGTCGGCAAGCGGACGGCGGCCGCGGCGTTCCGCATCGCCGGCCAGCTGGTCGACGAGGGCCTCATCGACGAGGACGAGGCGCTCGCGCGGGTCACCGGCGCGCACCTGGCGCAGCTGATGTTCCCGCAGTTCGACCCCGCCGCGGATCGGACGGCGATCGCGCGCGGCATGGCGGCCAGCCCGGGCGCCGCCGTCGGGAAGGCCGCGTTCGACTCCGCGACGGCGGTCGAGTGGGCCCAGCGGGGCGACGACGTCATCCTCGTCCGGCGCGAGACCAACCCGGACGACCTGCGCGGCATGGTCGCCTCGCGCGGCGTCCTGACCTCGCGCGGCGGCAAGACGTCGCACGCCGCCGTCGTCGCCCGCGGCATGGGCCGCACCTGCGTCGTCGGGGTCGAGGCGCTGCGGGTCGACCCGCGGGCGCGCGAGTTCACGACGCCCGACGGCGCCCGCGTCGTCGAGGGCGACGTCATCTCCATCGACGGCGGCACCGGCGAGGTCTTCCTCGGCGCCGTCCCGGTCGTGCCGTCGGCGGTCGTCGACGCGCTCTACGGTGAGACGGAGCCGCCCGCCGACGGCGACACCGTCCGCCAGGAGGTGGTCGCCGCCGTCCTGCGGCTCATGCGCCACGCCGACGAACGCCGCCGCATGGAGGTGCGCGCCAACGCCGACACCGGCGAGGACGCCCGCCGCGCCCGCGAGCTGGGCGCCGCCGGCATCGGGCTGTGCCGGACGGAGCACATGTTCCTCGGCGCCCGCCGCAAGATCGTCGAGCGGGTCATCCTCGCCCGCACGGCCGAGCAGCGCGACGCCGGACTGGACGAGCTGCGGCCGCTGCAGCGCGCCGACTTCACCGAGATCCTCGAGGCCATGGACGGCTTCCCGGTGACGATCCGGCTGCTGGACCCGCCGCTGCACGAGTTCCTGCCCGACGTCACCGACCTCTCCGTCCGCGTGGCCGTGGGCGACGCGACCGGCGCGCCGGACGCCGAGGCGGCCGCGCTGCTGGCCGAGGTGCAGCGGCTGCACGAGCAGAACCCGATGCTCGGCATGCGCGGCGTGCGGCTCGGGCTGGTCGTGCCGGGGCTGTTCCAGCTGCAGGTGCGGGCGATCGCCGAGGCGGCCGCCTCGCTGCTGGAGCGCGGGCTGGACCCGCGGCCGCAGATCATGGTGCCGCTGGTCGCCGCCGTCCAGGAGCTGGAGGCGATCCGCGACATGGCCGAGGCGACGGTGGCCGAGGTCGCGGCCGAGACCGGCGCCGCGCTGCGGTTCCCGATCGGGACGATGATCGAGCTGCCCCGCGCGGCGATGACGGCGCACGCCATCGCCGAGGCGGCCGAGTTCTTCTCCTTCGGCACCAACGACCTCACCCAGACCACCTGGGGCTTCTCCCGCGACGACGTCGAGGCCACGTTCTTCCCGGCCTACCTCGAGCGCGGCATCTTCGGCGTGAGCCCGTTCGAGTCGATCGACGCCGACGGCGTGGGCCGGCTGGTCTCGATCGCCGCGTGGGAGGGCAAGGAGACCCGGGAGGACCTGGAGCTGGGCGTCTGCGGCGAACACGGCGGCGACCCCGACTCCATCCACTTCTTCGAGTCGATCAAGCTCGACTACGTGTCCTGCTCGCCGTTCCGCGTGCCCGTCGCGCGGCTGGAAGCGGGTCGGGCGGCACTGGTCACGGAGGGCAGCGACAGCCGCTGA
- a CDS encoding LPXTG cell wall anchor domain-containing protein translates to MRRKTFIAAACAAIAMGAAAPAAAGEVPDDPEQFEGNVTTCEAAIAAGADFTGDTELGASIVEGTVSDDGTTLQLEQIDDSWTITAVIVKGGPRYNVYTQPPFEGRDFVSPLNNGGNVPAISHWFVCGVEGGTQPTEPPTEPPTEPPTEPPTEPPTEQPTEPPTEPPTEQPTETPSESPSESPSETPSESPSGSPSESPSETPSESPSETPDGELPDTGSSPAVLLAAAGVLMFAGLLALRHRFVKP, encoded by the coding sequence GTGCGTCGAAAGACCTTCATTGCTGCCGCCTGCGCGGCGATCGCCATGGGAGCGGCCGCACCCGCTGCCGCCGGCGAAGTACCGGACGATCCGGAACAGTTCGAGGGCAACGTCACCACGTGTGAGGCCGCCATCGCCGCCGGGGCCGATTTCACCGGCGATACCGAGTTGGGCGCGTCCATCGTCGAGGGCACCGTCTCCGACGACGGCACGACGCTGCAGCTCGAGCAGATCGACGACTCGTGGACGATCACGGCCGTCATCGTCAAGGGTGGTCCCAGGTACAACGTGTACACCCAGCCGCCGTTCGAGGGGCGCGACTTCGTGTCGCCGCTCAACAACGGTGGCAACGTGCCCGCGATCAGCCACTGGTTCGTGTGCGGCGTCGAGGGCGGCACCCAGCCGACCGAGCCGCCTACGGAACCCCCGACCGAGCCGCCGACGGAGCCGCCGACGGAGCCGCCTACGGAGCAGCCGACGGAGCCGCCGACGGAGCCGCCGACGGAGCAGCCGACGGAGACCCCGTCCGAGTCGCCGAGCGAGTCGCCGTCGGAGACCCCGAGCGAGTCCCCGTCCGGGTCGCCCAGCGAGTCCCCGTCGGAGACCCCGAGCGAGTCGCCGTCGGAGACACCGGACGGCGAGCTGCCCGACACCGGAAGTTCGCCGGCCGTGCTGCTCGCGGCCGCCGGCGTGCTGATGTTCGCCGGCCTGCTCGCGCTGCGGCACCGCTTCGTGAAGCCGTAA
- the lhgO gene encoding L-2-hydroxyglutarate oxidase yields the protein MSVPSSFAVVGGGIVGAAVARALARSSDAATVTVLEKEAEPARHQTRRNSGVVHAGIYYAPGSAKARFSRRGVGLLRDYCAERGLTYDECGKVIVALDESQRLRLDDLHDRAVANGVPGVRMLDAGALSELEPHVRGVAGLHSPTTAIVDFAAVAAALLADAADAGATVRTGFEVTRFHQSDDEVRVTAASGETLAFDRVVVCAGLQSDRLARIAGDDPYPRIVPFRGEFALLRPERRHLVNGLVYPVPDPRYPFLGVHLTKRVDGEVMVGPNAVLALAREGYRKRDIDPAELIRLARWDGFRRFAWANRRTAVNELYGSMSRRRFAAAARQYLPTLTAADLVPAPSGIRAQAMDADGTLVDDFRSSRRGNVLCIRNAPSPAATACLAIADDVAGELVAG from the coding sequence ATGAGCGTCCCGTCCAGTTTCGCCGTCGTCGGCGGCGGCATCGTCGGCGCGGCCGTCGCCCGCGCGCTGGCCCGTTCGTCCGACGCCGCCACCGTCACCGTGCTGGAGAAGGAGGCCGAGCCGGCCCGCCACCAGACCCGCCGCAACAGCGGCGTCGTGCACGCCGGCATCTACTACGCGCCCGGCTCGGCGAAGGCCCGGTTCTCCCGCCGCGGCGTGGGGCTGCTGCGCGACTACTGCGCGGAGCGGGGCCTGACGTACGACGAGTGCGGCAAGGTGATCGTCGCGCTGGACGAGTCGCAGCGGCTGCGCCTCGACGACCTGCATGACCGGGCCGTCGCCAACGGCGTCCCCGGTGTGCGGATGCTCGACGCGGGCGCGCTGAGCGAGCTGGAACCGCACGTGCGCGGCGTCGCCGGCCTGCACTCCCCCACGACGGCGATCGTCGACTTCGCCGCGGTGGCGGCCGCGTTGCTGGCCGACGCCGCCGACGCCGGGGCGACGGTGCGGACCGGGTTCGAGGTGACGCGGTTCCACCAGTCCGACGACGAGGTGCGGGTGACGGCCGCGTCCGGCGAGACGCTCGCCTTCGACCGCGTCGTCGTGTGCGCGGGGCTGCAGTCCGACCGGCTGGCCCGCATCGCCGGGGACGACCCGTACCCGCGCATCGTCCCGTTCCGCGGCGAGTTCGCGCTGCTGCGTCCGGAGCGGCGGCACCTCGTCAACGGCCTGGTCTACCCGGTGCCGGACCCGCGCTACCCGTTCCTCGGCGTGCACCTGACGAAGCGCGTCGACGGCGAGGTGATGGTCGGGCCGAACGCCGTCCTCGCCCTGGCCCGCGAGGGCTACCGCAAACGCGACATCGACCCGGCCGAGCTGATCCGGCTGGCCCGCTGGGACGGCTTCCGGCGGTTCGCGTGGGCCAACCGGCGCACGGCGGTGAACGAGCTGTACGGCTCGATGAGCCGGCGTCGGTTCGCGGCGGCCGCCCGGCAGTACCTGCCCACGCTGACGGCAGCGGACCTCGTGCCCGCGCCGTCCGGCATCCGCGCGCAGGCCATGGACGCCGACGGCACCCTGGTCGACGACTTCCGGTCCAGCCGCCGCGGGAACGTGCTGTGCATCCGCAACGCGCCGTCGCCGGCCGCGACCGCCTGCCTCGCCATCGCCGACGACGTCGCGGGCGAACTCGTGGCCGGCTGA